One window of the Acaryochloris sp. CCMEE 5410 genome contains the following:
- a CDS encoding cytochrome c biogenesis protein: MNQLKFLWGLCLALALAVTPISQWQPPTQTAIDTLAVQLDGRKKPLDTVARETVATIHGSSRYQLASGEVLDAPQTYWSLWLNSRDWNDEPFVLVNYRPLKAQLGLPLEQKHFSFSTLINSDLGLILQQAHTKQLQEQPLTRDEREALTLEDRLNLMLDTVGSQTLPLVPHPMDIKGTWVGIADAEQLYPPEMAAKIQTHFEQLNQQYQAQGDDLESLAEPATLLQQSLADLSPEIYPAMATLQREAFFNHFHPFGKAWKLYGIAFLALLTSQLVPSFNLYWTGMGTFLGGILIQAFGFGLRMQIAGRPPVTNMYESVVWVGFGIAALAFCFELQTRARSYLYAAAPLAVVCLLLADSLPAVLDPSIEPLVPVLRDNFWLSIHVPTITLSYASFALAMGLGHLALVQYWRHPQGGSTASALSRLNTRVIQVGILLLTTGIILGGIWAHFSWGRFWGWDPKETWALIALLCYLAPVHGRLAGWLGQFGMNVASVLGFNAVLMAWYGVNFVLGTGLHSYGFGTGGSAVLIAGLVGMDSLFVLATILRYRSQQHRSASPSVSEVQTADA, encoded by the coding sequence ATGAATCAACTGAAATTTTTATGGGGACTCTGTCTGGCGTTGGCTTTGGCGGTCACCCCTATCAGTCAATGGCAACCCCCAACCCAAACAGCGATTGATACCCTGGCTGTTCAGCTGGATGGTCGCAAAAAACCTTTAGATACGGTGGCCCGGGAAACCGTCGCCACGATTCATGGGTCATCGCGATATCAACTGGCCAGTGGTGAGGTTTTAGATGCGCCACAAACCTATTGGTCTTTGTGGCTCAACAGCCGGGATTGGAATGACGAGCCCTTTGTGCTGGTCAACTATCGCCCCCTCAAGGCCCAATTGGGACTGCCCTTGGAGCAAAAGCACTTTAGCTTTTCTACCCTGATCAATTCTGATTTGGGTCTGATCTTGCAACAAGCCCATACCAAACAGCTGCAAGAGCAACCCCTGACACGAGATGAACGAGAAGCATTAACCCTCGAAGATCGCCTCAATTTAATGTTGGATACGGTTGGCAGCCAAACTTTGCCTCTGGTGCCCCATCCCATGGATATCAAAGGGACTTGGGTCGGCATTGCGGATGCTGAACAACTTTATCCGCCTGAGATGGCAGCCAAGATTCAGACCCATTTTGAACAGCTCAACCAGCAGTATCAAGCCCAGGGAGATGATTTAGAGTCTTTGGCGGAGCCTGCGACCCTATTGCAGCAGTCCCTAGCAGACCTAAGTCCTGAGATTTATCCAGCGATGGCCACGTTGCAACGGGAAGCTTTTTTCAATCACTTCCATCCTTTTGGTAAAGCTTGGAAACTATATGGAATCGCATTTCTGGCCCTCCTCACGAGCCAACTCGTTCCCAGCTTTAACTTGTATTGGACTGGCATGGGAACCTTTCTCGGAGGCATCTTGATCCAAGCCTTTGGCTTTGGTCTGCGCATGCAAATTGCAGGCCGTCCCCCCGTTACCAATATGTATGAATCCGTGGTTTGGGTGGGCTTTGGGATTGCCGCCCTAGCCTTTTGTTTTGAGCTACAGACCCGAGCCCGTTCCTATCTGTACGCGGCGGCTCCCCTTGCCGTTGTGTGCCTGCTGCTGGCCGATAGTTTACCTGCAGTTTTGGACCCCAGTATTGAGCCCTTAGTGCCCGTATTGCGAGATAACTTTTGGCTTAGTATCCACGTCCCCACGATTACTCTTAGCTATGCCAGCTTTGCCTTGGCCATGGGATTAGGGCATTTGGCATTGGTGCAATATTGGCGACATCCCCAGGGAGGGTCAACCGCCAGCGCCCTGTCCCGGCTTAATACTCGCGTCATTCAAGTGGGGATATTGCTGCTAACGACAGGCATTATTTTGGGCGGCATCTGGGCGCATTTTTCCTGGGGGCGATTTTGGGGTTGGGATCCAAAAGAGACCTGGGCTTTAATTGCCTTGCTTTGCTATTTAGCGCCTGTTCATGGTCGTTTAGCGGGTTGGTTAGGACAATTTGGTATGAATGTGGCCAGTGTCTTAGGGTTTAATGCCGTACTGATGGCTTGGTATGGCGTTAATTTTGTGCTGGGAACAGGATTACATAGCTATGGATTTGGTACGGGCGGTTCTGCAGTGCTGATCGCCGGTTTGGTCGGCATGGATAGCTTATTTGTGCTGGCAACCATTCTCCGCTATCGTTCTCAGCAGCATCGCAGCGCTTCTCCCTCGGTGTCTGAAGTGCAAACTGCTGATGCTTAG
- a CDS encoding cytochrome c biogenesis protein ResB, protein MLTKLVRFLGSIKLAVPVLGAIASILIWATFYESKVGSLVVQQQIYKSPWFGALMFLLAVNLGVSTLSRYPWRGARKVGFALTHLGLIVLIAGSAAVIHLGVEGLLLVRTDQPANHLVRVEGELLEVMDDQGQVQQAAVMVKPGQVISPHQFAGLTLLDYSDNSVETVEYRAGNVSDNPAVRLVLSSDRMGQTFDQWLSPMAETVDLGPAQLELRQAVNQTDLQQLLADPAQRQARQSGTLLMKVGDVDTPLAIDDLRRQDAVINDIQVHLLNVWPDFRLDDQNQPITTSQDWRNPALEVEVKQADLQERWFVFAQAGPILAGDKALLDLDWEYQVPPPPASDYFRVVVADQKLYYAARSSKSFTSGPLEMDQMIQPGWADFKITLADWLPHAQRIQERLPALPGVEGVPALQVASADGQQWLTWGDSVLIADGSHPKMAAFGPRMLALPFRVSLDEFVVERNEGTDSVAMWTSQIRIEDLQGDSAQKRSVWMNHPTWYQGWKIAQASWNPGDLNQSTLQVKREPLWVTALTWSGALLTVLGVGVMFYGPTLFKKRAAVLEQPTEPIAAEPSPLPLAPQDG, encoded by the coding sequence ATGCTCACCAAACTTGTCCGCTTCTTGGGCTCTATTAAGCTGGCCGTCCCAGTACTGGGTGCGATCGCAAGTATTTTAATCTGGGCCACCTTTTATGAAAGTAAAGTTGGATCGCTGGTGGTTCAGCAGCAGATCTATAAGAGTCCTTGGTTTGGGGCCTTGATGTTTCTGCTCGCGGTCAATCTGGGCGTCTCTACCCTTTCCCGTTATCCCTGGCGCGGGGCGCGAAAAGTGGGTTTTGCCCTGACTCATTTGGGGTTGATTGTACTGATTGCAGGGTCTGCGGCGGTGATTCACCTGGGTGTGGAAGGACTCTTGCTGGTGCGCACAGATCAACCTGCTAACCATTTGGTGCGGGTCGAGGGTGAACTCTTAGAAGTGATGGATGATCAAGGTCAAGTTCAGCAGGCGGCGGTGATGGTGAAACCCGGCCAGGTCATTTCACCCCATCAATTTGCTGGGTTGACCTTGTTGGACTACAGCGACAATTCTGTTGAAACTGTTGAGTATCGGGCAGGAAATGTTTCAGATAATCCTGCTGTGCGGTTGGTATTGAGTAGCGATCGCATGGGTCAAACCTTCGATCAGTGGTTATCGCCCATGGCTGAAACGGTGGATTTAGGGCCAGCCCAACTGGAACTGCGGCAAGCCGTAAATCAAACCGATCTCCAGCAGCTCTTGGCCGATCCAGCTCAAAGGCAAGCCCGCCAATCTGGAACCCTGCTGATGAAGGTGGGAGACGTAGATACCCCGTTGGCCATTGATGACTTACGTCGTCAGGATGCCGTTATTAACGATATCCAGGTTCACCTACTGAACGTGTGGCCCGATTTTCGCTTAGATGACCAGAATCAGCCGATCACGACGTCTCAGGATTGGCGAAATCCAGCCTTAGAAGTAGAAGTGAAGCAGGCCGATCTGCAAGAACGTTGGTTTGTCTTTGCTCAAGCCGGGCCGATCTTAGCGGGGGATAAAGCCTTACTGGATTTAGACTGGGAATATCAAGTCCCACCGCCCCCGGCTAGCGATTACTTCCGAGTCGTGGTGGCCGATCAAAAGCTCTATTATGCAGCCCGCTCCTCTAAGTCTTTTACCTCAGGGCCTTTGGAGATGGATCAAATGATTCAGCCGGGCTGGGCAGACTTTAAAATCACCCTGGCAGACTGGCTTCCCCATGCACAGCGGATCCAAGAGCGCCTTCCCGCTCTACCTGGTGTTGAGGGAGTTCCGGCGTTGCAAGTGGCTTCAGCGGATGGGCAGCAATGGCTGACCTGGGGAGACTCAGTACTGATTGCCGATGGTTCGCACCCTAAAATGGCGGCCTTTGGCCCCCGCATGCTGGCTTTACCCTTTCGGGTGAGTTTGGATGAGTTTGTTGTTGAACGGAATGAAGGTACCGATTCGGTGGCCATGTGGACAAGCCAAATCCGTATTGAAGATCTTCAGGGAGACTCTGCTCAAAAACGGTCAGTCTGGATGAATCATCCTACCTGGTATCAGGGATGGAAAATTGCCCAAGCCTCCTGGAATCCTGGCGATTTGAACCAGTCTACTCTGCAAGTTAAACGGGAACCCCTATGGGTAACTGCTTTGACCTGGAGTGGCGCCTTACTGACCGTATTAGGGGTTGGCGTTATGTTTTATGGCCCGACCCTATTCAAAAAACGGGCAGCGGTGTTGGAGCAACCCACTGAGCCGATCGCGGCTGAACCATCTCCCCTGCCCCTTGCACCTCAGGATGGATAA
- a CDS encoding alr0857 family protein, whose protein sequence is MLKFNYGKQGTVLESVADPIEDVINRRVVLAMRSAQPIHMEPSFVSLIVPSEIPEVRALAFELTQGNCDAVSLSTQESLSDLSRESIAPSDFINHDIEVIMRGVWLTHHPDAEEGVFFTSLTTEIEEQIEELWTYQPVASP, encoded by the coding sequence ATGTTGAAATTTAACTATGGTAAGCAAGGCACTGTTTTAGAGTCCGTTGCCGATCCAATTGAAGACGTGATCAATCGACGCGTTGTCCTGGCCATGCGATCTGCCCAGCCCATCCATATGGAACCTAGCTTTGTCTCTTTGATTGTGCCTTCTGAGATTCCCGAGGTTCGAGCGTTGGCTTTTGAACTGACTCAAGGGAATTGTGATGCAGTTTCTCTAAGCACCCAAGAGTCCCTCTCAGATTTATCTAGAGAATCAATAGCGCCTTCAGATTTCATCAACCATGATATCGAAGTCATTATGCGGGGTGTTTGGTTGACCCACCATCCTGATGCCGAGGAAGGTGTATTTTTCACCTCCCTCACTACTGAAATTGAAGAGCAAATTGAAGAGCTATGGACTTACCAACCCGTTGCCTCACCCTAG
- a CDS encoding DUF3177 family protein, giving the protein MSIEMLRTLVWTDCRLALVFLVFFPFGLLVWAIIENAQPISRLLVIYWRVASLLLITMYLMMAQVPLSFVTLFLALLLVPASLWFWVDLNEEIDDRRGKLKLALTSWRWATTLFCLISAAALSPSLGCAGSKTAIATDQCQVWLEPAYGFSSIVHASSGVSRINILATLALILYGFYFGYFLLFRLSKQGRSATGY; this is encoded by the coding sequence ATGTCCATTGAAATGTTACGAACGCTAGTATGGACAGATTGCCGACTGGCGCTCGTCTTTTTAGTGTTTTTCCCTTTTGGTTTACTGGTTTGGGCCATTATTGAAAATGCTCAACCCATTAGCCGACTTTTGGTCATCTACTGGCGAGTTGCCAGTTTATTACTCATCACCATGTATTTAATGATGGCTCAAGTCCCCCTCAGTTTTGTGACGCTTTTTCTAGCTTTGCTGTTGGTTCCAGCCAGTCTCTGGTTTTGGGTGGATTTGAATGAAGAAATTGATGACCGCCGCGGCAAGTTAAAGCTAGCCCTAACTTCATGGCGCTGGGCAACCACCCTATTTTGCCTGATCTCTGCAGCAGCATTATCGCCATCTTTAGGCTGTGCAGGTTCCAAAACTGCGATCGCAACGGATCAATGCCAAGTTTGGCTAGAGCCTGCCTATGGATTTTCATCGATTGTCCATGCTAGCTCTGGTGTCAGCCGAATTAACATCTTAGCGACCCTCGCGTTAATTCTCTACGGCTTTTATTTTGGCTATTTTTTGCTCTTCCGCCTGTCCAAACAGGGTCGTTCCGCCACAGGTTATTGA
- a CDS encoding tetratricopeptide repeat protein: MDNSLATLYLTLFLVLLCFAGWFVFRQVLRTRKNELTISKLETKFKKDIGTVEEYFELGSIYLQKKLFVQAVTQLKKALKAAEDELGALPSEEDDTETTDNSPIIEPLAPLYNALGYAYFGQEQFDLAIRNYKEALKCKADYLVAMNNLAHAYERKKLMRQALDTYDEVLSQDPKNDTAKRRSRSLRKQVAVSG, translated from the coding sequence ATGGATAATTCTTTAGCAACCCTCTATTTGACACTTTTCTTAGTCTTACTCTGCTTCGCAGGGTGGTTTGTGTTTCGCCAAGTCCTCAGAACACGCAAGAATGAACTCACCATTTCCAAGCTCGAAACCAAATTCAAAAAAGATATTGGTACGGTCGAAGAATATTTCGAGCTAGGCAGTATCTATTTACAGAAAAAACTTTTCGTCCAAGCGGTTACTCAACTCAAAAAGGCACTGAAGGCGGCTGAAGATGAACTTGGCGCTCTTCCTTCAGAGGAAGACGATACTGAGACAACAGACAACTCCCCTATCATAGAACCTTTGGCTCCGTTATATAACGCTCTGGGCTATGCCTACTTCGGCCAAGAACAGTTTGATTTAGCCATTCGGAACTATAAAGAAGCCCTGAAGTGTAAAGCAGATTATCTAGTGGCCATGAATAACCTGGCCCATGCCTATGAACGCAAAAAGCTGATGCGCCAAGCCCTAGATACTTATGATGAGGTATTATCCCAAGATCCGAAAAACGATACAGCCAAGCGCCGTTCTCGATCTCTCCGTAAGCAAGTTGCGGTTTCGGGATAA
- a CDS encoding chlororespiratory reduction protein 7 codes for MPDPIMYGDDDMYVVLETNQPEQFLTAAELLAKLESVLSTQQADLPQDLQNISGISEQAKHLASTGCELDLGPGEFLQWYVVRLEK; via the coding sequence ATGCCTGATCCCATCATGTATGGCGATGATGATATGTACGTCGTTCTGGAAACTAATCAGCCAGAACAGTTTTTAACAGCGGCAGAATTACTCGCCAAACTAGAGTCCGTGTTGTCCACTCAGCAAGCGGACCTTCCTCAAGATCTGCAAAACATTTCCGGCATTTCTGAACAAGCAAAGCATCTGGCATCTACTGGATGTGAGCTTGATTTAGGTCCAGGTGAATTTTTGCAGTGGTATGTTGTTCGTTTAGAAAAATAG
- a CDS encoding M23 family metallopeptidase: protein MKRNRWLFAVGASVVGLNVLAAMGPKAVGNQPPQVAVGTSIWRNGSFPVENFQGYTSPFGYRSSPTGGYSTEFHTGLDFAAPNGSYIRNWWSGRVIRVSDNTACGTSVRVQSGSWVHVYCHMKGYVARDSGGPYVVDGGLRIRQGQTVKAGQRIGRVGMTGRTTGPHLHWTLKYQGKLVDPAAVLRAMHRAQRGSISQKL from the coding sequence ATGAAACGCAACCGCTGGTTATTCGCCGTTGGTGCAAGTGTCGTTGGATTAAATGTATTAGCCGCTATGGGGCCAAAAGCTGTAGGTAATCAGCCCCCTCAAGTTGCAGTGGGTACTTCGATCTGGCGCAATGGCTCTTTCCCGGTGGAAAATTTCCAGGGATATACGTCTCCATTTGGCTATCGCTCATCGCCAACGGGTGGTTATTCAACAGAATTTCATACCGGCCTTGATTTTGCAGCGCCCAATGGTAGCTATATTCGCAACTGGTGGTCTGGACGTGTGATCAGAGTGTCAGACAATACGGCTTGTGGCACTTCTGTTCGTGTGCAGTCTGGCTCTTGGGTCCATGTCTATTGCCATATGAAAGGCTATGTTGCCAGAGATAGCGGAGGCCCTTACGTTGTTGATGGTGGATTGCGAATTCGCCAAGGACAAACGGTAAAAGCTGGCCAACGCATTGGCCGGGTTGGTATGACCGGACGGACGACGGGTCCCCACCTTCATTGGACGCTCAAATACCAAGGCAAGCTTGTGGATCCAGCTGCCGTACTTCGAGCGATGCATCGTGCTCAGCGAGGCTCTATTAGTCAAAAGCTGTAG
- a CDS encoding ABC transporter ATP-binding protein, translated as MAKTTGKYSRLHKLVQYLQPHWQSVFLGILALFIVNGLGTYLPLLIRNAIDDLEIAFSFGPILRNILVIAGLASIMWCFRMASRILLFGTGRQVEFDLKQRMFEHLLSLEPSYFAENTAGDLINRATSDVDNIRRLVGFAVLSLANTLFAYALRLPVMLAIDPVLSLTAIAVYPLIMLLVQFFSHRLRSEQLAVQQALSNMSELVQEDMSGISLIKIYAQETNEQSEFQHLNQALLTANLKLAKTRNILFPVLGGMASISLLVLLAFGSRAIPSGGISVGDFVALLLYVEQLIFPTALLGFTITAYQRGEVSIDRIETILGVEPHIQNTDQSQRLDQEHVQGKLTAKNLTFNYPGAATPSLKQVSFQIQPGETVAIVGPVGSGKSTLANALPRLLDISAGQLFVDGHDVTQVHLRDLRNAIAYVPQDSFLFSTSLKNNIRYGNPLSDASEVEYVAKQAQIHDEVLNFPQRYKTIVGERGITLSGGQRQRTALSRALLVDAPILILDDALSSVDNQTATEILNNLSSGTQRKTVVFISHQLSAAAIADQILVMDQGEIVQIGTHNHLVQEPGLYQTLWNKQKLEEQL; from the coding sequence ATGGCTAAGACAACCGGTAAGTATTCTCGACTCCACAAGTTAGTTCAATATCTTCAACCCCATTGGCAGAGTGTCTTCTTGGGCATTTTGGCTCTGTTTATTGTCAATGGCCTAGGGACTTACTTACCCCTGCTGATCCGCAATGCCATTGATGACTTAGAGATTGCCTTTAGCTTTGGTCCCATCCTTCGCAACATTTTAGTCATTGCGGGTCTCGCTTCAATTATGTGGTGTTTCCGCATGGCCTCCCGAATTCTGTTATTTGGGACAGGCCGGCAAGTCGAATTCGATCTAAAGCAGCGAATGTTTGAACATCTCCTATCTTTGGAGCCGTCTTACTTCGCCGAAAACACTGCAGGTGACCTCATCAACCGCGCCACCAGCGACGTGGATAATATTCGTCGTCTAGTGGGCTTCGCGGTCCTAAGCTTGGCCAACACCTTATTTGCCTATGCCTTACGGCTGCCAGTCATGCTGGCAATCGACCCAGTGTTGAGTCTGACTGCCATCGCTGTGTATCCCCTGATCATGCTGTTAGTGCAATTCTTTAGCCATCGTCTACGTAGTGAGCAATTAGCCGTGCAACAGGCACTCTCCAATATGAGTGAGCTGGTTCAGGAAGATATGAGTGGCATTTCTCTCATTAAAATTTATGCCCAAGAAACCAATGAACAGTCCGAGTTTCAACATTTGAATCAAGCCTTATTAACTGCCAATCTAAAGCTAGCCAAGACCCGGAATATTCTATTTCCTGTTTTAGGAGGCATGGCCAGTATTAGTTTGCTAGTGCTTTTGGCGTTTGGAAGTCGGGCGATTCCATCTGGTGGGATTAGCGTCGGTGACTTTGTCGCCCTGCTGCTCTATGTTGAGCAGCTCATTTTCCCCACAGCCCTTTTGGGCTTCACCATTACTGCTTACCAACGGGGAGAAGTCAGTATCGACCGCATTGAAACTATTCTGGGGGTAGAACCTCATATTCAAAATACAGACCAATCCCAACGGTTAGATCAAGAACATGTTCAAGGCAAATTAACTGCAAAAAATCTAACCTTTAACTATCCCGGCGCGGCTACTCCTTCTTTAAAACAGGTCAGCTTTCAAATTCAGCCCGGAGAGACCGTCGCCATTGTCGGCCCCGTGGGCTCAGGGAAATCGACCCTGGCGAACGCCTTACCCCGTCTATTAGATATTTCGGCTGGGCAACTCTTTGTCGATGGTCATGATGTCACTCAAGTCCATTTGCGCGACTTGCGGAATGCAATTGCCTATGTGCCCCAAGATAGTTTCCTCTTCAGTACGAGTCTCAAAAACAACATTCGCTATGGCAATCCCCTTAGTGATGCGTCCGAGGTGGAATATGTGGCCAAACAAGCACAAATCCATGATGAGGTTTTGAACTTTCCCCAGCGGTATAAGACGATTGTGGGGGAGCGGGGCATTACGTTATCTGGAGGACAGCGCCAGCGAACGGCCCTATCGCGAGCATTGTTAGTAGATGCTCCTATTCTGATTTTGGATGATGCCCTGTCTAGTGTGGACAATCAAACGGCCACGGAAATCCTGAATAACCTATCAAGCGGCACTCAGCGCAAGACCGTGGTGTTTATTTCTCATCAATTGTCAGCTGCTGCGATCGCAGATCAGATCTTGGTGATGGATCAAGGCGAGATTGTCCAAATCGGCACTCATAATCATCTCGTCCAAGAACCGGGTCTGTACCAAACCCTATGGAATAAGCAGAAACTGGAAGAGCAGCTGTAA
- the tpiA gene encoding triose-phosphate isomerase has translation MRKIVIAGNWKMHKTQAEALEFLQTFLPLLQDTPEDRDVILCAPFTTLTALSKNLHGSRVQVGAQNIHWEDTGAFTGEISGPMLLETGVRYVVIGHSERRQFFGETDATVNQRLKAAQNHRLTPILCVGESKAQRDANETEAVIFEQLEKGLVGVDQQNLIIAYEPIWAIGTGDTCASSEANRVIGLIRSRLTNSDVTIQYGGSVKPDNVDEIMAQPEIDGALVGGASLAGDGFARIVNYH, from the coding sequence GTGCGAAAAATTGTGATCGCAGGCAACTGGAAAATGCACAAAACCCAGGCAGAGGCCCTGGAATTTTTGCAAACCTTTCTACCCCTGCTACAAGATACCCCTGAAGATCGAGATGTGATTCTCTGTGCACCTTTCACCACATTGACGGCCCTCTCTAAGAACTTACATGGCAGTCGGGTGCAAGTCGGGGCGCAAAATATCCACTGGGAAGACACCGGTGCTTTTACGGGCGAAATCTCTGGGCCGATGCTGCTGGAAACTGGGGTTCGTTATGTCGTTATCGGTCATAGTGAGCGTCGCCAGTTTTTTGGTGAAACGGATGCCACCGTGAATCAGCGACTCAAGGCCGCTCAAAATCATCGCCTGACTCCCATTCTCTGTGTTGGTGAATCAAAGGCGCAGCGGGATGCCAACGAGACCGAAGCGGTTATCTTTGAGCAGCTTGAAAAAGGTCTGGTGGGGGTTGATCAACAGAACTTAATTATTGCCTATGAACCCATTTGGGCTATTGGTACAGGAGACACCTGCGCCAGTAGTGAGGCCAATCGGGTGATTGGCTTAATCCGTTCTCGTTTAACCAACTCTGATGTCACCATTCAATATGGCGGTTCGGTTAAACCGGATAACGTGGATGAAATCATGGCCCAGCCAGAGATAGACGGTGCCCTAGTGGGTGGTGCTAGTTTGGCGGGAGACGGGTTCGCGCGGATCGTTAATTATCACTAA
- a CDS encoding LysR family transcriptional regulator yields the protein MRLEQLQAFLSVAQTGSFQQAAKKCGVTQSTVSRQIQGLESELGLPLLHRGAQSKLTLAGDQLLPHVRKILTEWQDATQEINDLRAGKQPELCVAAIHSVCAHYLPPVLQKFCQLYPEVQLRVTSLGSDRSLKVLQDGLVDLAIVMNNPLLTSRSENVVDWLYNEPIQVLMSSEHPLASHGVVPWPELAKFPQVMFKDGYGMQRLVQDQFKSQGLDLKAVLELNTLDAFRGVIRQGEMISLLPRGALVDSLNDPSLAIRDLAAPEAKDMDPPLNLTREVVMVTTQDRLLIPPIANFRRLVHDSFISNIP from the coding sequence ATGCGGCTCGAGCAACTGCAAGCATTTTTATCGGTAGCCCAAACAGGGAGTTTCCAACAAGCGGCTAAGAAATGTGGGGTGACCCAATCAACCGTGAGTCGGCAAATTCAAGGACTGGAATCTGAACTAGGGCTCCCCCTCTTACATCGCGGTGCTCAAAGCAAACTCACTTTGGCAGGGGATCAGCTCCTCCCCCATGTGCGTAAAATTTTGACCGAATGGCAAGATGCCACCCAGGAGATCAATGATCTCCGAGCCGGTAAACAGCCTGAACTCTGCGTTGCGGCAATTCATTCCGTCTGTGCCCATTACTTACCGCCGGTGCTCCAGAAATTTTGCCAGCTCTATCCGGAAGTCCAATTGAGGGTCACTTCCTTGGGGAGCGACCGTTCTTTGAAAGTTCTCCAGGATGGTTTGGTTGACTTAGCCATTGTGATGAATAATCCGTTACTCACAAGCCGCTCAGAAAATGTTGTTGACTGGTTGTACAACGAACCCATTCAAGTTCTGATGTCTTCAGAACATCCTTTAGCATCTCACGGCGTTGTGCCTTGGCCTGAGTTAGCCAAATTCCCTCAAGTCATGTTCAAAGATGGGTATGGGATGCAGCGGTTGGTGCAGGATCAGTTCAAAAGCCAAGGTCTAGATCTGAAAGCGGTCCTTGAACTCAATACCCTAGATGCCTTTCGAGGCGTCATTCGCCAAGGAGAAATGATTTCTCTATTACCTAGGGGGGCTTTAGTCGATTCTCTCAACGATCCCTCCCTGGCGATTCGAGACTTGGCTGCCCCTGAAGCCAAGGATATGGATCCACCATTAAACCTGACTCGCGAAGTTGTGATGGTGACCACTCAGGACCGCTTGTTAATTCCACCTATTGCTAATTTTCGACGTTTAGTTCATGATTCATTCATCTCCAATATTCCATAA
- a CDS encoding anthranilate phosphoribosyltransferase family protein, whose amino-acid sequence MSQIFREFLKKVGSGRHTSKDLTRIEAQTALAMMLQQEATPAQIGAFLIAHRIKRPTGIELAGFLDAYEQLGPTLPAVSASSPVIVFSVPYDGRSRTAPVLPITALVLAASGCPVLLHGGDRMPTKYGVPLVDLWQGLGVDWSHRYLSQIHHVLSKCGLGFIYLPEQFPLAQGMVEFRDQVGKRPPLATTELLWQPYLGEHHLITGFVHPPTENMMREALALRGMDHFTTVKGLEGSCDLPRDRKAILGLNHPSSELNWQRLILSARDYDLGGPEIPYTSTEALLEQLHAVLNGQTCELMPAVLWNAGFYLWHVGISSSLNDGLQAAENLLTNGTAKQTLTQVQAFLADL is encoded by the coding sequence ATGAGTCAGATTTTTAGAGAATTTTTAAAAAAAGTCGGCAGTGGGAGGCATACCAGTAAAGATTTAACCAGAATCGAAGCCCAAACCGCCCTGGCGATGATGTTGCAGCAAGAAGCCACACCTGCTCAAATTGGGGCTTTTTTGATTGCGCACCGCATTAAACGACCCACGGGAATTGAGTTAGCCGGTTTTTTGGACGCCTATGAACAGCTCGGTCCGACCCTACCCGCTGTATCTGCGTCCTCTCCCGTGATCGTGTTTAGCGTTCCCTACGATGGGCGCTCCCGCACGGCTCCCGTCTTACCCATAACTGCCCTGGTTCTGGCCGCCTCTGGCTGTCCGGTGTTGCTGCATGGTGGAGATCGGATGCCCACCAAGTATGGCGTACCATTGGTGGATCTGTGGCAGGGATTAGGAGTGGATTGGTCCCATCGATATCTGTCTCAAATCCATCATGTTCTATCCAAATGTGGCCTCGGTTTTATCTATCTGCCGGAGCAGTTTCCGTTAGCCCAAGGCATGGTGGAGTTTAGGGATCAAGTGGGGAAGCGTCCGCCTCTAGCGACCACGGAGCTACTCTGGCAGCCCTACCTAGGGGAACATCATTTGATTACAGGTTTTGTCCATCCCCCTACGGAAAATATGATGCGGGAGGCTTTGGCCTTGAGAGGGATGGACCATTTCACCACGGTCAAGGGATTGGAAGGGAGTTGTGATTTGCCCCGCGATCGCAAAGCAATACTCGGTCTCAATCACCCCTCATCCGAACTAAACTGGCAACGCTTAATCCTCTCGGCTCGAGATTATGATCTCGGAGGACCTGAAATCCCCTACACTTCCACTGAAGCACTGCTAGAACAACTACATGCCGTCTTAAACGGCCAAACCTGCGAATTGATGCCTGCCGTCTTATGGAATGCAGGCTTCTATCTTTGGCATGTGGGGATTAGCTCCAGCTTGAATGACGGACTGCAAGCAGCAGAAAACCTATTAACCAATGGGACAGCCAAACAAACCCTTACCCAAGTCCAGGCATTCCTAGCAGACCTGTAA